In Desulfuromonas acetexigens, the genomic stretch AGTCCTTCGCCGCCGGGGATAATGTCCATCACGGACAGAATCGTTGCCAGCCGGGGCAGGCTTTGCAGGTATTTGTTTTCAAGATTCCGCCGTGCTTCTTCCTCCGCCAGGCGACTGGTAATGATTTGCCAGGAGAGTCGCGCCGCGAGGTCAATCAGCAAGGCGGCCTTGCCGACGGGGTTGTGTGCGGCCGTGAAGATGACGTTGGCGTCGAGAAAGATTCTTCTCACAATTCCGCCTCAAATTTCCTCAAAATGGCCTCTTTTTCCAGCGGATCGAGCCGGTCTTCCCGGTTCCAGCGCTCGATGTCCGAATCCGTATAGGTTTCGATCTCGAGAACAGCTGCCGGACGCAAAACGACCTCACCATTACGGTCTTCGGCAATGATCACCCCGCCGGGCCGGATCCCCAGCTTTTTCCGAAAGGCTGCGGGCAAGGTAATTTGGCCGCGACTGGAAACGATGATGTTTTCGCGCATATAATGTTCTCCTGTTGAAAAGCTGAATTTCAGCTTAGCGGACATTCGTAGGGATGTCAAAGCAGGAAAAACATCGGCGGCACATCTTGAAAAGTCAACTTTCCCAAGTTTCCGATTTGATGCGGTTCACTTCCGTTCACCGCATCCTACTGGCTCCAGTTGAAGTAGTACAAAAGCAGCGAGGCGGCTCCGGATTGGGGCCGCCTCGCTGTATTTGGGGGGTGGGGGAATTCTAGAAGCGACTGCGCAGGGCGAGGCGGAAGACGACGTCCGAGGCGGTTTCGGTGGCGATGTCTTCGCTGACGCCGATTTCCAGGGCGGTCTTTTCGCCGAGGGCGAGGTCGCCGCCGACGGTGAGAATGGCGGCGGGATCGCCGAGTTCCTTGAGGTCGCTGTCGTAGAGGGAGGTGTGGCCGTCGAGCTGGAGCTTGAGGACGATCCACGACCAGGGGCGCCAGCCACCGCCGAGCATGGCGAAGCCGACCAGGTTGCGCTGCTGTTCTTCGACGACGTCGCCGTCGGTCATGCCCATGAGGCCGAAGCTGCCGAAGAGGGCGAGGGCGGAATCGCCCTGGCGCCAGCTGCGGTTGCCGGAAAGCCAGAGGGAGAGGTCGGTGCTGCCGCTGCCGAGCAGATCGTCGCTGTCGCCGGTGGGGAGCTTGAGGGCGGCGTGCAGGGCGGTCCCCCAGGGCTCGTCCCCTTCGGCGCGGGCGAGCTGCCAGGCGGCATTGAGGCGGATGTCGCCGATTCCCTGGGCGTGATCGTCGACCAGGACTTCCTGCTTGCCGTTACGGATGTAGCTGTAGCGCAGCTCGTCGCGGGACGCCTTGTCGCGGCCGTTCTGGGGGAGGCCGAAGGTGTCGTGCCAGCCTTCGATGAAGCCGTCGAGAAAGCCCCCCCGGTGCATCAGGTAGGGAAGATCGAGGCCGACTTCGAGACGCGGCGTCAGGCCTCGGCGCAGGTTGAGGTTGAAACGGTAGGTTTCGCCGTCGAAGAAGGCGCTCTCACCGCCGCTGCTGTTGTGGGTGTAGTTCTGCGCCGTATCCAGGGCGAGTTCGGCGGCGTGTTCGCCGGGGGGGAGGATCAGGGTATGGCCGGGGGTCGGCAAGCCGAAAATCTGGGTCATGGGGGCGCGGTTGCCGGTTTGGAAAGGGCCGATAGCGAGTTCGGCGCCCGCGGCGGAACCGGCCAGGAGGATCAACGACAGGGCCAGCCAGGGCAGGATGCGGCAAGCGATCATGAGTCGATACCTTTGTCTTGGGGTGGATGGGGATGAAAGTGACAGACTGAAGAGTACCGAGGCCTGTTTTAACGCAGCCATTCGGTGCTGTCAAAACAAAAGGGGGTGAGGCCGGGCCGCCGTTTAATCGTTGCATGGCGACCCCGCTCACGTTAATCTCACAAGGATTGTTTCATCCCCTAAGCGAGGAGTTGCCCATGCGTGTATTTCGATTTTGGCTTGTTGCCTTGGTGATAGGTTTGGCCGGCTGTGCTTCCTGGCATGCCCGGGTGCGCCCCGGTTTCGACTGGAGCACGGTTTCGACGGTGGCGTTGCAGGGGCCGGCGGAGGCCTACTCCGAGTTGGTCGCGACGGCGCGGGAGGAATTAGAGGGGATGGGCTACCGAGTGCTCCCCGCCGAATCTCCCGAAGCGCAGGTGGAGGTGCAACTTTCCGTGGTCGAGGCGCTGGATATCGATGAGTCCGGAAAGACCTTCATGCGCCCGAAGAGTCTGCATACCCGCTTCTACAAGTCGGTGGATCAGGCCCTGGTCGCCGAATCGAGTTATTACCTCGGACCGTCGGAAAGCCCGCGCCAGGGGGTGAAGGCGCTGCTCGCCGGAGTGCGGAAAAAGCAGGCCCAGGCTGCTGCCGTTCCAGCGCAGGTGGTGACGGCCGCGCCGGTTGCCACCCCGCCCGCGTCGAAGCCCGCTGTGGTGGAGCCCGTTCCGGTGCAGGTCGCCCCGGCACCGCCCGCCGCTGCTGAAACCGCTACCGCCCTCCCGTCGCAAACAAACGCGCCGGTTGCCGCGCCTGCCAAGACATCGGGCACAGCGACCGCTCCGGAAGCGGTGGCGGCTCCGCAGGGGAGCGATCTCCGTCAGTCCCAGGCGCATCCTGTTGTTCCCGCGGCGACACCCACGCCCGTTGCCCGGCCGGAAGTTGCGACCGAAACAACGGCGGATGACGACTGGGACAAGCCTCGGGGCGAAATGCCTTCTTCCGGGGAGGCTTCCCCCTGGGTGCCGCGTTTCCAGTCCTGGGGCTTTTCCGATTGGGGCAAGAGCCGGGAGCTTGAGTGAGGAGTGGGGAGTGGGGAGTGGGGAGTGGGGAGTGGGGAGTGGGGAGTGGGAATGATGCGGACTTTTTGTAAACTGATTGTCTTTCTGACGCTGTGCTGGGGATCTTCGGCCTCGGCCGCGACCGTTGCCGGCAAGGTGACGACGGACGGCGGGAAAGTGCCGACGGCGGGGGTGCAGGTGCTGGCCTATCCGCTGGCGGCGGCCTCCCTTGCTGGCGAGGCGCCGCACCGTTCGGCGGCAACGGGGAAAGACGGCCTTTTCTCCCTGGAGTTGCCCGCCGGGCAATACTTCTTCCTCGCCCGGGGGGGCGGCTTCTTCGCCTACTACGGCCGCAATCCGGTGGCGGTGCCGGAGGACGGGCTTAGCGGGATGAATCTGGCGCTGGTCGCGGAAAATCCGGCGGTGAGCGAGCGCAAAGTCGAGTTTTCCACCGGCGTGGCGGGGCGGACCCTGGTCGGGGAGGAACCCCTGGCCGACGCCATCGTCTATGTCTATACCGATCTCAATGACCAACTCAAAGGGATGGGCCTGGGGCTGTCGGCGCCGAGCGATGCCGAAGGGCGCTTCGATCTGCCCCTTTCCCCCGGCACCTACTACCTGCTGGCCCGGCAACGGCAGGCGGGGGGCTTCGCCGGACCGTTGCGGGCCGGGGATTTTATCGGCTACTATCCCGGCAACCCGGTGGTGGTCGGCCCGGACCAGGTGCTGCAACTGACCTTGCCGATGCTGGAAGTGCCGGAGAAGGTCGAGCGTCTGGCCGAATCCCTCTTCGGCCAGACCAGCATCCACGGGCGCATCGTCGATGGCGAGGGAAAGCCGGTGGCCGGGGCGCGGGCGATTCTTTACAGCGACCCGACCATGCTCAATCGCCCCCTCTACGTCAGTCGGCCGAGCGACGCCGACGGCCGCTTCGTTCTCTCCTTCGCCGCGGGCGGTACCTACTATCTCGCGGCCCGTGACACCCTCGGCGGCACACCGCAGCCGGGGGAACGCTACGGCCGCTTCGCCGATTCCAGCGATGGTTCGATCCTAGTAGAGACCGGCCAGGACAGATCCGGGGTGGAGATTGTGGTGGAGGAGATGTGGTAGGGGTGTCCTCTGTCAGGGAGGTCTCCAGCCCATGATCTGGCGCTCTCTCGCCTCGCTGCGGCTGACCGTGCCGCTGCTCTTGGGCCTGGCCCTGGCGGCGGTCTTCGGCACCTTCGCCCCCCTGGAGGAGGGGCGCTACGAGATCTTTTACCAGCGACTCTGGTTTCGTCTGCTGCTTGGCCTGCTCGCCCTGAATCTGAGCGTCTGCACGGTCCGTTCGCTGCTGCAGCGACGGCGCATGCTCGCGGTGCCGACCTTTCCCTTAAATAGCGCCGATCTCGACCCCCCGTGGCGGGTCTTGCCCGAGGGCCTGGATCGCGACCGGGCGGCCGCCCGTCTGGCCGCTCTCGGTTATCGGGTCGTCGCTCATCCCCAGGGGCTCCTCGCCCAGCAAGGCATCGGCGGGCGCTGGGGGGGGACGGTGGTGCATCTCTCCCTGCTCTTGATCATGGCCGGGGCGCTCCTCGGTGGCGCCGGTTTCGTCGGTACCCGCCAACTCCATGTGGGGCACGAGGCGACGGACTATTTCGACTGGGCGGCCCAGGCCGATCGCCCCTTGGGCTTCACCTTGCGCCTCGATCATTTCGAGCCGGTCCATTACCCCATCGAACTGCGCCTCGCCGTGGTCGAAGCCGACGGCAGCCGCCCGCCGCTGCTGCTGACCACCCGCGAAGGAGAGACGGTCGAGTTGCCCCGCCCGGGACTGACGGCGCAGGTGGAAAAATTTCTCCCCTTCGAACAGATGCTTTTTCTGCAGCTTTACCGCGACGGCCTTCCCCTCGGTCGTTACCAGGCGCTCCCCGCGGGGGGCAAGGAAACGAGCCCGATCGCCTTCGGACTGACCCTCCACCCCGACGCCTTCCGGGATCCGATGCTGAAACAGTTGCACAGCGAGGTGTCCATTCTCGAGGAGGGACAGGTGGTAAAGCAGGGGGTCATCGAGGTCAACCGACCCCTGGTCCATCGCGGCGTGACCATTTACCAGACCGCCCATGGCCGGGATCCGTTCGGCTTCTGGTTCGCCGGTTTCCAGCTCAGCCGCGACCCTGGCGAGCCGCTGGTCTGGAGCGGCTGCGTCCTCTTGAGTCTCGGCCTGTTGACGGCCTTTTTCCGGCGCTGGCGGGTGCTGCTTTTCGCCTGGCCGGAAGGGCGGGGCGTACTTGAGCCGCTGCGGGGCTTTGCCGGCGAGGCCGGAAGCGCTGATCTCCAAGTCCTGCTGCACGCTCTCGCCGTGTCCGTTACCGCCGAGGCCGGTACCTCCGCCGACCGGTATGATCCTTGACGGTTCGGGAGGGGGCATGGTAGATTACGCCACTTTTTTCTCATTTATCCCCTCCGAAAGTCCCGGCGGCGGATACGCGGAGCCCCGATGTATTTCCCTTCCCCCGAGCAGTTCGCCTCCCTGGCCACACAGGGCAACCTGATTCCCATCTACCGGGAAATCCTGGCCGACATGGAAACCCCCGTTTCCGCCTTCAAGAAGATCGACGACGGCAAGACCTCTTTTCTGCTGGAAAGTATCGAAGGGGGAGAGAAGTGGGCGCGTTACTCTTTTCTCGGCAGCGGTCCGGGGCGGGTTTTTCGCAGCCGGGGGAAGCGTTATGAAGTGTTGGAGGACGGGCGCGTCATCCAGTCAGGGGATTGCGCCGATCCCCTGGCCGAGCTCAAGGCCTTTCTCGCCCCTTACCGGCCGGTGCCCATCGACGGCCTGCCCCGTTTTTTCGGCGGCGCCGTCGGCTATCTCGGCTACGACATGGTGCGTTTCGTCGAGGAACTGCCCGACGCCAACCCTGCCCGCATCGGCGCTTTCGACTCGTGCTTTCTGCTCACGGAAAAGCTGCTGATCTTCGACAACATGCGTCAGAAGATCAAAGTGGTGTGCAACGTCCACCTCGCTCCCGACGCCGACATCGAGGCCGCCTATCGCCAGGGAGTCGCCCAGATCGATAAACTGATCGAGCAGTTGCGCGCACCTCTGCCCCGTCACGCTCCGGAGATTTCGACCGAGTCGCCGGTCATGGAGTCGGATTACACCCGCGAGGGTTTCATGGCGGCGGTGGAGCGCTGCAAGGAATATATCCGCGCCGGCGATATCATTCAGGTGGTGCTGTCCCAGCGTTTCTCCGGCCCCCTAGGCGCGACCGACCCCTTCGACATCTACCGCGCCCTGCGCACCATCAATCCTTCTCCCTATATGTTCTTCCTGCGTTTCGGCGATACCCTGGTAGTTGGCGCCTCGCCCGAGGTGCTGGTGCGCAAGGAGGGGGACCAAGTCGAGGTCCGTCCCATCGCCGGCACCCGTCCCCGGGGAATGACGGCCGAGCAGGATCTGGTGCTGGAGGAAGAACTGCTGGCCGATCCCAAGGAGCGGGCCGAGCACATCATGCTCGTCGATCTCGGTCGCAACGACCTCGGCCGGGTCAGCCGCACCGGTTCGGTGGAGGTCAGCGAGCTGATGGTGATCGAGCGTTATTCCCACGTCATGCACATCGTCTCCAACGTGCGCGGCCATCTGCTCGAAGGGCGCGATGCCTTCGACGTCTTCCGCGCCACCTTCCCCGCCGGCACCCTCTCCGGCGCACCGAAGATCCGGGCGATGGAAATCATCGACGAACTGGAGCCCTGCCGGCGCGAGATCTACGGCGGCGCCGTTGGTTACTTCTCCTTTTCCGGCAACATGGACATGGCTATCGCCATCCGCACCCTGGTCATCCGCGATGGGCGCATCCACTTGCAAGCCGGGGCGGGGATCGTCGCGGACTCGGACCCGGATACCGAGTATCAGGAGACCGTCAACAAGGCGCAAGGCGCCATGTCCGCCATCACCATGGCGCGAAAGGGGCTGAACTGACATGCTCCTCATGATCGACAACTACGACTCCTTCACCTACAACATCGTCCAGTACTTTCGGGAACTCGGCGCCGAGGTGGAGGTGTACCGCAACGACAAGATCACCATCGACGAGATCGAAAAGAAGGCGCCCCGGCGCCTGGTCGTCTCTCCCGGACCCTGTTCGCCCCTGGAGGCGGGCATCTCCGTCGCGGCCATCCAGCGGTTGGCGGGGAAGATTCCCATTCTCGGCGTCTGCCTCGGACATCAGTCCATCGGTCAGGCCTTCGGCGGCAGGATCGTCCGCGCCGCTTCCCTCATGCACGGCAAGACCAGCCCGATCCATCACGACAACCGGGGGCTATTCGCCGGTCTGGCCAACCCCTTCGACGCCACCCGCTACCATTCCCTGCTCGTCGAACGGGAAACGCTGCCGGACTGTCTGCGGGTGACGGCCTGGACGGCGGAAGGGGAAATCATGGGGCTGGAGCACCGCGACCTGCCGGTCTGGGGGGTGCAGTTTCATCCCGAGTCGATTCTGACCCTGGAAGGGAAGAAGCTGCTGAACAATTTTCTCGAGATGAGCTGAATGAATCGTGAGGGGTGAGGAGTGAGGAGAAAGGCGCTTTTGTTTTCCTCTCACCCTTCACTCCCCACCCATCACGGAGAGTAGAATGATTAAAGCAGCGATAGCCAAAATAGTGGAGCGCAAGGATCTCACCGAGACGGAAATGATCGCCGTGATGGATCAGATCATGGGCGGCGAGGCGACGCCGGCGCAGATCGCCGCCTTCATCACCGCGCTGCGCATGAAGGGGGAGACGGTGGACGAGATCACCGGTGCCGCCCGGGTCATGCGCGACCGGGCCACGCCGATCCGCGTCGGCAAGGTGCTCGATATCGACCGCGAGGACATCAACCTCGACCAGGAGACGATCCTCGACGTGGTCGGCACCGGTGGCGACGGCACCAACACCTTTAATATCTCGACGACCGTATCCTTCGTGGTCGCCGCCTGCGGGGTCAAGGTGGCCAAACACGGCAACCGCTCGGTCTCTTCCCTCTGCGGCAGCGCCGACGTGCTGGAAAAGCTCGGGGTGAACCTGGACGTGACCCCGGAGAAGGTCGAGGAGTGTATCCGCGAGCTCGGCATCGGCTTTCTCTTCGCGCCGGCCCTGCACGGGGCGATGAAGTACGCCATCGGCCCGCGCAAGGAGGTCGGTATCCGCACCATCTTCAACATCCTCGGGCCGTTGACCAACCCCGCCGGGGCCGATTGTCAGGTGCTCGGTGTCTATCAGGAAGCGCTGGTCGAACCCCTCGCCCAGGTGCTGGCCCGTCTCGGTTGCCGCCGGGGCTTTGTCGTTTACGGTATGGACGGCATGGACGAGATCACTCTGACCGGGCCGACCCGGGTCGCGGAAATCCGTGACGGCAA encodes the following:
- a CDS encoding AbrB/MazE/SpoVT family DNA-binding domain-containing protein, translated to MRENIIVSSRGQITLPAAFRKKLGIRPGGVIIAEDRNGEVVLRPAAVLEIETYTDSDIERWNREDRLDPLEKEAILRKFEAEL
- a CDS encoding DUF3187 family protein: MIACRILPWLALSLILLAGSAAGAELAIGPFQTGNRAPMTQIFGLPTPGHTLILPPGEHAAELALDTAQNYTHNSSGGESAFFDGETYRFNLNLRRGLTPRLEVGLDLPYLMHRGGFLDGFIEGWHDTFGLPQNGRDKASRDELRYSYIRNGKQEVLVDDHAQGIGDIRLNAAWQLARAEGDEPWGTALHAALKLPTGDSDDLLGSGSTDLSLWLSGNRSWRQGDSALALFGSFGLMGMTDGDVVEEQQRNLVGFAMLGGGWRPWSWIVLKLQLDGHTSLYDSDLKELGDPAAILTVGGDLALGEKTALEIGVSEDIATETASDVVFRLALRSRF
- a CDS encoding carboxypeptidase-like regulatory domain-containing protein, yielding MMRTFCKLIVFLTLCWGSSASAATVAGKVTTDGGKVPTAGVQVLAYPLAAASLAGEAPHRSAATGKDGLFSLELPAGQYFFLARGGGFFAYYGRNPVAVPEDGLSGMNLALVAENPAVSERKVEFSTGVAGRTLVGEEPLADAIVYVYTDLNDQLKGMGLGLSAPSDAEGRFDLPLSPGTYYLLARQRQAGGFAGPLRAGDFIGYYPGNPVVVGPDQVLQLTLPMLEVPEKVERLAESLFGQTSIHGRIVDGEGKPVAGARAILYSDPTMLNRPLYVSRPSDADGRFVLSFAAGGTYYLAARDTLGGTPQPGERYGRFADSSDGSILVETGQDRSGVEIVVEEMW
- a CDS encoding cytochrome c biogenesis protein ResB; its protein translation is MIWRSLASLRLTVPLLLGLALAAVFGTFAPLEEGRYEIFYQRLWFRLLLGLLALNLSVCTVRSLLQRRRMLAVPTFPLNSADLDPPWRVLPEGLDRDRAAARLAALGYRVVAHPQGLLAQQGIGGRWGGTVVHLSLLLIMAGALLGGAGFVGTRQLHVGHEATDYFDWAAQADRPLGFTLRLDHFEPVHYPIELRLAVVEADGSRPPLLLTTREGETVELPRPGLTAQVEKFLPFEQMLFLQLYRDGLPLGRYQALPAGGKETSPIAFGLTLHPDAFRDPMLKQLHSEVSILEEGQVVKQGVIEVNRPLVHRGVTIYQTAHGRDPFGFWFAGFQLSRDPGEPLVWSGCVLLSLGLLTAFFRRWRVLLFAWPEGRGVLEPLRGFAGEAGSADLQVLLHALAVSVTAEAGTSADRYDP
- the trpE gene encoding anthranilate synthase component I, with product MYFPSPEQFASLATQGNLIPIYREILADMETPVSAFKKIDDGKTSFLLESIEGGEKWARYSFLGSGPGRVFRSRGKRYEVLEDGRVIQSGDCADPLAELKAFLAPYRPVPIDGLPRFFGGAVGYLGYDMVRFVEELPDANPARIGAFDSCFLLTEKLLIFDNMRQKIKVVCNVHLAPDADIEAAYRQGVAQIDKLIEQLRAPLPRHAPEISTESPVMESDYTREGFMAAVERCKEYIRAGDIIQVVLSQRFSGPLGATDPFDIYRALRTINPSPYMFFLRFGDTLVVGASPEVLVRKEGDQVEVRPIAGTRPRGMTAEQDLVLEEELLADPKERAEHIMLVDLGRNDLGRVSRTGSVEVSELMVIERYSHVMHIVSNVRGHLLEGRDAFDVFRATFPAGTLSGAPKIRAMEIIDELEPCRREIYGGAVGYFSFSGNMDMAIAIRTLVIRDGRIHLQAGAGIVADSDPDTEYQETVNKAQGAMSAITMARKGLN
- a CDS encoding anthranilate synthase component II, which codes for MLLMIDNYDSFTYNIVQYFRELGAEVEVYRNDKITIDEIEKKAPRRLVVSPGPCSPLEAGISVAAIQRLAGKIPILGVCLGHQSIGQAFGGRIVRAASLMHGKTSPIHHDNRGLFAGLANPFDATRYHSLLVERETLPDCLRVTAWTAEGEIMGLEHRDLPVWGVQFHPESILTLEGKKLLNNFLEMS
- the trpD gene encoding anthranilate phosphoribosyltransferase — protein: MIKAAIAKIVERKDLTETEMIAVMDQIMGGEATPAQIAAFITALRMKGETVDEITGAARVMRDRATPIRVGKVLDIDREDINLDQETILDVVGTGGDGTNTFNISTTVSFVVAACGVKVAKHGNRSVSSLCGSADVLEKLGVNLDVTPEKVEECIRELGIGFLFAPALHGAMKYAIGPRKEVGIRTIFNILGPLTNPAGADCQVLGVYQEALVEPLAQVLARLGCRRGFVVYGMDGMDEITLTGPTRVAEIRDGKVKVFTIEPEDFGLSRCPMSALQGGNAVGNAEIVRSVLQGETSPRRDVVLLNAAYALVAAGAAEDIPAGLALAREAIDEGRALAKVDALAGMTNE